In Portunus trituberculatus isolate SZX2019 chromosome 28, ASM1759143v1, whole genome shotgun sequence, the genomic stretch taaagagagacaaaaaaagacaaacagaacgaaaattagaataaaaacaaaagaatgagataaatgattaataaaaagaaagagaaataaaataacgtaataaataagaaaaaaaccatgataaaacagaaataaggaaggaaatatggagAAGAGGCGATCAAATATAGaagggaggtagaagaggagtggggaggggagaggaggagatatggGGAGGAAGGGATCAGCAGGTGGGCATATTGGAGATGGGGGAGGACCAGAGGGGGAGGTAAATATACTAAGTAACGGTACGGTCAAGGCCACCTACCTCCCGTGCATCCCCCCTCCCCACCAACCTTCTCTACTTACCTCCCCACCACCCATGCATGTCCCACCCTCTCCCCACACCCCTCCTCCAAACACTCCCCAACCGGACCCGTCACTATTCTCCCTCCTAGTTCTCTTCCCCCCAAATCTTCTCCCAACACCCCACAGCAATGTCTTAGCACCCCCTCCCCCACTTCaccccctccccacctctcctcaCCCCGGCTTCAACCTTCCTCACCCCAACCGTCCTAACTGCCTCTTGACTCATCTGTAACATTAGTCTTCTTGTTGGcttctatttctcctattttctcatttataaagctaattttcttgtattttttatccttttcatccCTAAAACTGTTCCGTCATCccggctagtagtagtagtagtggtggtggtggtagtagtagtagtagtaatagtagtagtagtaaaagtggtggtggtggtggtggtattgtagtagtagtagtagtagtagtagtagtaatagtagtatcattattattattattattttttttttattattaatagtagtagtagttgtattagtagtagtaagttaATCCCaaaccattatttttcttacttctctatcTGGTATCTTATTAAGTCGTTAATTCATCTACATATCTATTCACATCAATAATTActcattcatctcttcatttctctatctcCAGTATTCATCATTCATATACATACAGTACAAACACTATTTCTCATATACAATTAATCCTCTTACTCATTTCCtttacaaaacaagaaaaaaaaaaacactaacacatccatatttactcatttatctcttcatttctctaacTACActtcttattcattattcattaacaTACAAACTCTCTATTTCTCATATTAAACtcatcttcttattcatttcccttccaAAACTAGGAAAATCCCTTTAAAAACACTAACTCATCGATATTTATTAacttatctctttatttctctaccAGCAGTTCTCATTCATCATTCATAAACATACAAACTCTCTATTTCTCATATTAAACTCATTctcttactcattttccttACAAAACATGAACAATCCCTTTAAAACACTAAATCATtgacatttattaatttatctctttatttctctatctacgGTTATTAACAACCATTCATAAACATATAAactctatttctaatattaagTCAACTATTttaatcattttccttttcaaaactagaaaaaaatcgctttaaaaacactaacacatcgatatttattaatttatctcgtCATTTCTCTATCTACAGTTGCTATTCATCATTAATAAACATACAAACTTTCTATTTCTCATATCAAACTCATCttctcactcatttcctttacaAAATTAGAAAATTCCTTTAAAAAATACTAACCCATcgatatctattcatttatatcgTCACTTCTCTATCTACAGTTGCTATTCATCATTAATAAACATacaaactttttatttatcatatcaAACTCATCTTCTCACTCATTTCCATtacaaaaattagaaaaatccCTTTAAAAAACACTAACCCCATCGAGGACCAAGATATTACCCATTCATTCCCCCTATAAATTCACTCCCCAATCCCTCACTCCCCACCCCATACACTCCCATAGCCACGACACGACCCCCTCCTTCTATCATAtcaaatagtgagagagagatagttttgTCAAGTTTCTCATTCATTAACAGGCAAGCAGTGGACCATTTTCTTCGgagtcctcgttttctttattagtagagagagagagagagagagagagagagagagagagagagagagagagagagagagagagagagagagagagagagatcggaggttaggaggaggaggaggaggaggaggaggaggaggagaggaggaggaggaggaggaggagaagagctcTTAAATGCTATATGGGGTCAATAGCCTCGGAGGagcgtggagaggaggaggaggaggaggaggaggaggaggaggaggaggaggagatggtgcaactgacaatagtggtagtagtattaatagtaacatacgaagaagaagaagaagaagaagaagaagaagaagaagaagaagaagttgaagaagaagaagaagaagaagacactgGACAGTTATTTTGTgagaagaaaattatttgacCTTGCATAAACTCGtctctcgtgtctctctctctctctctctctctctctctctctctctctctctctctctctctctctctctctctctgaataaaaaagaaaaacggaagaccaagcaaaagaaataaaaaaaaaaacacgtaataaaaataggaagaagaaaaatcaaaactcgcaaaagaacaagaaaataatgataataaaataacaagaaaaattagataacaaATAATCAAGAACttaccaccactttcaccaaTAACAAGGCCTGTGTTGTAATGGTGCACGACGCCAGGTGATGTAATGGCGCCTCAGGTGATAACAAATAATAAGCAAAGAGTCTCATGTTTCATTAAGGCAGTCAAGGTAAGTGGACACATCATTACAAGCTGAAATGCATGTGCTGACTGATTATGTTTACCAGATTGGGTGAAGATCTGCACGAGTAAGCTTTTCCTTGAGTTGACTGTTTATATAAAAGtttgggtatatttttttctatttaatcaaCTAACTAAATTTCCTTCTGTGTTTCCTCGTAAATTTAGAAAGTTTTGGTATTATTGCACGAGTGAGCTTCTTCCTTGTGTTGACTGGTTATATAATAGttctggtatttttttctatttaatcaaCTAACTAAGCTTTCTTCTGTGTTTCCtcgtaaattaaaaaaaagctcTGATATTATTGCATGAGTGAGCTTTTTCCTTGTGTTGACTGGTCATGTAAAAGCTCAAATATGTTTAATTTCATTCAGTAACTAagctttcttttgtgtttcctcGTAAAGTTAAA encodes the following:
- the LOC123510342 gene encoding protein TRACHEARY ELEMENT DIFFERENTIATION-RELATED 7A-like; the encoded protein is MGRKGSAGGHIGDGGGPEGEVNILSNGTVKATYLPCIPPPHQPSLLTSPPPMHVPPSPHTPPPNTPQPDPSLFSLLVLFPPNLLPTPHSNVLAPPPPLHPLPTSPHPGFNLPHPNRPNCLLTHL